Proteins encoded together in one Mycobacterium simiae window:
- a CDS encoding M13 family metallopeptidase has translation MTYAAIRSGLDLSYLDDNARPQDDLFGHVNGRWLADYEIPPDRATDGAFRTLYDQAEEQVRDLIVEASQRSSAPGTDEQRIGDLYASFLAEDAVERRGLQPLLDELATIDAAADATALAAVVGALQRTGVGGGVAVYVDTDAKNSTRYLVHVNQSGLGLPDESYYRDEQHAEILAAYPQHIARMFSLVYGGAAADHADTAARIVALETKLAAAHWDVVKRRDAELSYNLRTFAELQAEGAGFDWTGWVAALGGTVDTVSEVVVRQPDYLTAFGELWRDEDLADWKRWARWRLIRARAAWLTDALVAADFDFYGRLLTGTEQIRDRWKRGVSLVESLMGDAVGKLYVERHFPPDAKARIDELVANLREAYRISISNLDWMTPQTRERALTKLEKFTAKVGYPAKWRDYSALVIDRDDLYGNYRRGYAVNHDRELAKLGQPVDRDEWFMTPQTVNAYYNPGMNEIVFPAAILQPPFFDPQADDAANYGGIGAVIGHEIGHGFDDQGAKYDGDGNLVDWWTDNDRREFGARTKALIEQYEAYVPRELRDHQGPPHVQGAFTVGENIGDLGGLSIALLAYQLSLHGEEAPVIDGLSGVQRVFYGWAQVWRTKSRTAESIRRLAVDPHSPPEFRCNGVVRNVDAFYQAFEVTEDDALFLEPQRRVRIWN, from the coding sequence GTGACGTATGCGGCTATCCGCTCCGGTCTGGACCTGAGCTACCTCGACGACAATGCCCGTCCCCAAGACGACCTGTTCGGTCATGTGAACGGTCGCTGGCTGGCCGACTACGAGATTCCCCCCGACCGGGCCACCGACGGCGCCTTCCGCACGCTCTACGACCAGGCCGAAGAGCAGGTGCGCGACCTGATCGTCGAAGCGAGCCAGCGCAGCTCGGCGCCCGGTACCGACGAGCAACGCATCGGCGACCTGTACGCCAGCTTCCTCGCCGAAGACGCCGTCGAGCGGCGCGGCCTGCAACCGTTGCTTGACGAGCTCGCGACCATCGATGCGGCGGCCGATGCGACGGCTTTAGCCGCCGTTGTCGGCGCGCTACAGCGCACCGGAGTGGGCGGTGGCGTTGCCGTCTACGTGGACACCGACGCCAAGAATTCGACTCGCTACCTGGTGCACGTCAATCAGTCCGGCCTCGGGTTGCCCGACGAGTCGTATTACCGCGACGAGCAGCACGCCGAAATTCTGGCGGCGTATCCCCAGCACATCGCGCGCATGTTCAGCCTGGTGTACGGCGGGGCCGCGGCAGATCACGCCGACACCGCGGCCCGCATCGTGGCGCTGGAGACAAAGCTGGCCGCCGCGCATTGGGATGTGGTCAAACGCCGCGACGCCGAGTTGAGCTACAACCTGCGCACCTTCGCCGAGTTGCAGGCTGAGGGCGCCGGCTTCGACTGGACCGGCTGGGTCGCCGCACTGGGTGGCACCGTCGACACTGTCTCGGAAGTCGTTGTGCGTCAACCGGATTACCTCACTGCTTTCGGTGAGCTGTGGCGAGACGAAGATTTGGCGGACTGGAAGCGCTGGGCACGCTGGCGGCTGATCCGTGCCCGCGCGGCCTGGCTGACCGACGCGCTGGTTGCGGCCGACTTCGACTTTTACGGCCGGCTGCTGACCGGAACCGAGCAGATCCGGGACCGCTGGAAGCGTGGCGTCTCCCTGGTCGAGAGCCTGATGGGCGACGCGGTCGGAAAGCTCTATGTGGAGCGGCATTTCCCGCCGGACGCCAAGGCCCGCATCGACGAGCTGGTGGCGAACCTGCGCGAGGCCTACCGGATCAGCATCAGCAACCTGGACTGGATGACGCCGCAGACCCGGGAACGCGCCCTGACCAAGCTGGAAAAGTTCACCGCCAAGGTGGGCTACCCAGCGAAGTGGCGTGACTACTCGGCGTTGGTGATCGACCGCGACGACCTGTACGGCAATTACCGGCGCGGGTACGCGGTCAACCACGACCGCGAGCTGGCCAAGCTCGGACAACCGGTGGACCGTGACGAATGGTTCATGACGCCGCAGACCGTCAACGCGTACTACAACCCCGGGATGAATGAGATCGTCTTTCCCGCAGCCATTTTGCAGCCGCCGTTCTTCGACCCCCAGGCCGACGACGCCGCCAACTATGGCGGTATCGGCGCGGTGATCGGACACGAGATCGGGCATGGGTTTGACGACCAGGGCGCCAAATACGACGGTGACGGGAACCTGGTCGACTGGTGGACCGACAACGACCGTCGGGAGTTCGGTGCCCGCACCAAGGCGCTCATCGAGCAGTACGAGGCCTATGTCCCCCGCGAGTTGCGGGACCATCAGGGTCCGCCGCATGTGCAGGGCGCCTTCACCGTCGGCGAGAACATCGGCGACCTGGGCGGTCTGTCCATCGCCCTGCTGGCCTACCAGCTGTCGCTGCACGGCGAGGAGGCGCCGGTGATCGACGGCCTCAGCGGCGTGCAACGCGTCTTTTACGGGTGGGCCCAGGTGTGGCGCACCAAATCCCGTACCGCAGAATCGATCCGGCGACTCGCCGTGGATCCGCATTCGCCGCCGGAGTTCCGGTGCAACGGCGTGGTCCGCAACGTCGACGCCTTCTACCAAGCCTTCGAGGTGACCGAGGACGACGCGTTGTTCCTGGAACCGCAGCGTAGGGTCAGGATCTGGAACTGA